In Scleropages formosus chromosome 18, fSclFor1.1, whole genome shotgun sequence, one DNA window encodes the following:
- the rpz5 gene encoding rapunzel 5, with protein sequence MNRVEEWVLENRSKIEKGVEIMGQSCEVLAATVGQLHPVLEAVFVASAEILSNPEGKEAKYLTEQFEKVNQKLEGIQDEIEKIALELQRTSMNKQNFDREAQMISQYEKFQDFVNAKPKFKEKKLEKFLSHYENTDSDLNLDALYNAVTGENTSGDPMLETVVATEQRSRRAVEEFCARLKKLFVVGIIAVMGYASLKEGAVGEAMVKKWQERMEDVEMRMKAAVDDCTENFAVQAKIDIEHQLLEKQGNVDPQFTQSLLDLLAKKYDWVSWSIRVFSHAGLFFWNWLAGKKYHGSGGGNFFDLLTKNNIRVVVSFSVDPKPINKSHIQEQIEKQKLKGNMVEVAQCLSNSLPNCVVHAISRYKVVVEANNFQDECYYYGKHKRAHLCIHSE encoded by the coding sequence ATGAATCGTGTAGAGGAGTGGGTGCTCGAGAACAGGAGCAAGATTGAGAAGGGTGTGGAGATCATGGGACAAAGCTGTGAGGTGTTAGCCGCCACTGTGGGGCAGCTTCACCCTGTTCTGGAAGCTGTATTTGTGGCCTCAGCCGAGATTCTTAGCAATCCTGAAGGCAAGGAGGCCAAGTACCTGACTGAGCAGTTTGAAAAGGTAAACCAGAAGCTAGAAGGCATACAGGATGAGATTGAAAAAATTGCTTTAGAGTTACAACGGACCTCcatgaacaaacaaaattttGATCGTGAAGCACAGATGATCAGCCAGTATGAGAAGTTCCAGGATTTTGTAAATGCCAAGCCAAAGTTCAAGGAGAAGAAGTTGGAGAAATTCCTGAGTCACTATGAGAACACAGACAGTGACCTCAATCTGGATGCCCTTTACAATGCAGTGACCGGAGAAAACACCTCTGGAGACCCTATGCTGGAGACAGTGGTAGCCACTGAGCAGAGAAGCCGAAGGGCTGTGGAAGAGTTCTGCGCCCGGCTGAAGAAGCTCTTTGTGGTGGGCATCATAGCTGTTATGGGCTATGCCTCTCTGAAGGAAGGGGCTGTTGGGGAAGCAATGGTAAAGAAATGGCAGGAACGGATGGAAGATGTAGAAATGCGCATGAAGGCAGCAGTGGATGACTGCACGGAGAATTTTGCTGTGCAAGCCAAGATAGACATAGAGCATCAACTTCTGGAGAAGCAAGGCAATGTTGATCCCCAGTTTACTCAGAGCCTTTTAGATCTGCTTGCTAAAAAATATGACTGGGTTTCTTGGTCAATCAGGGTTTTCAGTCATGCAGGCCTGTTTTTCTGGAATTGGCTGGCTGGAAAGAAATACCATGGCAGTGGTGGCGGGAATTTCTTTGACCTTCTGACTAAGAATAACATTAGGGTGGTGGTTTCCTTTAGCGTAGATCCCAAGCCAATAAACAAGAGTCACATACAGGAGCAGATCGAGAAACAAAAGCTAAAAGGCAACATGGTAGAGGTGGCCCAGTGTCTTAGTAATAGTTTACCCAACTGTGTGGTACACGCTATAAGCCGATATAAGGTGGTGGTGGAGGCCAATAACTTCCAAGATGAATGTTACTATTACGGGAAACACAAAAGAGCCCATCTTTGCATTCACTCAGAATAG
- the rpz gene encoding protein rapunzel, which produces MADIQEDKEKLKKGVVTVLRCLSTISSAASVVNPIFGVAGSLLRVVLQQVDDEDIMKLKREFASVNRALDEISQQNRNALLQIKKDTVDGQYSHVEENLRNQFRKFMEVVEAHPSCREQKKYDFEQSYANDLGDQNLHTLYDGVLGKRKLFSKPILEVYMKHSGGDRQVMERLCTRLTYLFCIGLIALMGYAAIIEDDEEGLSEEWGEKMQDVQSKMEEVLRRCK; this is translated from the coding sequence ATGGCTGACATACAGGAGGAcaaagagaagctgaagaagggcGTTGTCACGGTGCTCAGGTGCTTGTCCACCATCTCTTCCGCAGCATCTGTGGTCAACCCCATTTTTGGGGTAGCTGGTTCTCTCCTCCGGGTGGTACTTCAACAAGTGGATGACGAGGATATCATGAAGCTGAAGCGGGAGTTTGCCAGTGTGAACCGAGCCTTGGATGAGATCTCCCAGCAAAACCGCAACGCTTTGCTGCAGATTAAGAAAGATACGGTGGATGGCCAGTACAGCCATGTGGAAGAGAACCTGCGCAACCAGTTCCGCAAGTTTATGGAGGTCGTGGAAGCCCATCCCAGCTGCCGAGAACAAAAAAAGTATGACTTTGAGCAGAGCTACGCTAATGATCTGGGTGACCAGAACCTGCACACGTTGTATGACGGTGTCCTGGGGAAACGGAAACTCTTCAGCAAGCCCATCTTGGAAGTGTACATGAAGCACTCCGGAGGTGATCGCCAGGTGATGGAGCGTCTGTGCACTCGCCTCACGTATCTCTTCTGCATTGGCCTCATTGCCCTCATGGGCTATGCTGCTATcattgaagatgatgaagaaggTCTAAGTGAAGAATGGGGTGAAAAAATGCAGGATGTGCAAAGCAAGATGGAAGAAGTGCTGAGGAGATGCAAGTGA
- the rpz6 gene encoding rapunzel 6 — translation MANPLEKVVAQKKEAIEAVMEMFERGAEVLASAVGELFPLCEAAAPVLRLVLDNVQSKEVFYVKEQFLTVRSKLDILSTELEELDCEIKKGQLDVQYFSVEENIRNQFRKYMDILDAKPQFRDTKTKLFLEHFFRTGEEKNLHVLYDAIMGRNTFGESILEVVEKYEGRNRRVLEDFCVRMKELFCLGLIALLGHCALTQGEESEQKMIEEWSQKIEEVETRMKLAIEECVMAFPEQARLDTQRLIQEKDGKSSLDTAQALQEFLTKKYDWVSWSVRVINHSGSSYRNWRAGDHFHQSVGQNWFEVPNVNNVTAVVSFSCSPQPVPRDYVRQLMERQGKKGDAKAVVEAMEKQFPGFVAHAVSCYKESWAAWSFPEDCHYWERHKNVSLCVHSE, via the coding sequence ATGGCCAACCCTCTGGAGAAGGTGGTAGCCCAGAAGAAGGAGGCCATTGAGGCAGTAATGGAGATGTTTGAACGGGGGGCAGAGGTGTTGGCAAGTGCAGTGGGTGAGCTCTTTCCGCTTTGTGAGGCAGCTGCTCCGGTCCTTCGCTTGGTCCTGGACAATGTACAAAGCAAGGAGGTCTTCTATGTGAAGGAGCAGTTTCTGACTGTACGAAGCAAACTGGACATCCTGTCCACCGAGCTGGAGGAATTAGACTGCGAGATAAAGAAAGGCCAGTTGgatgttcagtatttttctgtGGAAGAAAACATTAGGAACCAGTTTCGCAAGTACATGGATATCCTGGATGCCAAACCCCAGTTTCGGGACACTAAGACCAAACTGTTCCTGGAACACTTTTTTAGAACAGGCGAAGAGAAGAACCTGCATGTGCTTTATGATGCTATCATGGGGCGCAACACTTTTGGGGAGTCAATCTTGGAGGTCGTGGAAAAATACGAGGGCCGAAACAGGAGGGTTCTGGAGGACTTTTGTGTCCGAATGAAGGAGCTCTTCTGCTTGGGGCTCATTGCCCTGCTGGGCCACTGTGCTCTTACTCAAGGAGAagaaagtgaacaaaaaatGATAGAGGAATGGAGTCAGAAGATCGAAGAGGTAGAGACCAGAATGAAGTTGGCTATTGAAGAATGTGTGATGGCCTTTCCCGAGCAGGCTCGCCTGGACACCCAACGACTGATCCAGGAAAAGGACGGAAAAAGCAGCCTGGACACAGCGCAGGCACTTCAGGAGTTCCTTACAAAAAAATACGACTGGGTGAGCTGGTCAGTCCGGGTGATCAACCATTCTGGCAGCAGTTATCGTAACTGGCGAGCTGGCGACCACTTCCACCAGTCAGTGGGGCAGAACTGGTTTGAGGTGCCCAACGTAAACAATGTGACAGCGGTGGTGTCCTTCAGCTGTAGCCCACAACCTGTTCCACGGGACTATGTCCGGCAGCTAATGGAGCGAcaggggaagaaaggtgatgcCAAGGCTGTAGTGGAGGCCATGGAGAAGCAGTTTCCTGGGTTTGTGGCACATGCAGTTAGCTGCTACAAGGAAAGTTGGGCAGCCTGGAGCTTTCCGGAAGACTGCCACTACTGGGAGAGGCATAAGAACGTATCCCTGTGTGTGCATTCTGAATGA